Proteins from a genomic interval of Oreochromis aureus strain Israel breed Guangdong linkage group 6, ZZ_aureus, whole genome shotgun sequence:
- the LOC120440463 gene encoding uncharacterized protein LOC120440463 — MYTKCREHGLRVRKEDVHLVLKELDPRGVALRQARRFRRRNYFSKGPNFIWHMDSYDKLKPYGICINGSIDGFSRKIIWLNAYTTNSNPKVIGGYYIEAVQRLKGCPRVVRGDLGTENGHVRGFQRFLVPVAPNDTLESYLEGASTANQRIEYWWRFLRSQCLEFWLSLFADIRDNGYFDGGFLDKNLLQFCCMGLIQDELDDTAQVWNAHSIRPSTNINIPSGRPNVMYTLPELYGTRDFLCPTEEEHVEMCKTEWPFLNSQEGQ; from the exons ATGTACACTAAATGCAGGGAACATGGACTACGCGTGAGGAAAGAGGATGTGCACTTGGTCTTGAAGGAGCTGGATCCCCGAGGCGTCGCACTGAGGCAAGCAAGACGTTTCAGGCGAAGGAACTATTTTTCAAAAGGGCCGAACTTCATCTGGCACATGGACTCATACGACAAACTGAAGCCATATGGCATCTGTATCAATGGTAGTATTGACGGTTTCTCGAGAAAAATAATCTGGCTTAATGCGTACACAACAAATAGTAATCCGAAAGTGATCGGGGGGTATTACATAGAAGCGGTGCAGCGTTTAAAGGGCTGCCCTAGAGTTGTGAGGGGCGATCTTGGAACTGAAAATGGCCATGTTAGAGGCTTTCAGCGTTTCCTTGTGCCCGTGGCTCCTAACGACACCCTTGAGAGTTACTTGGAGGGAGCAAGTACCGCCAATCAAAGGATTGAATACTGGTGGCGTTTTCTTCGCAGCCAGTGTCTGGAGTTCTGGTTATCCTTATTTGCAGACATCAGAGACAACGGGTACTTTGATGGTGGGTTTCTGGACAAAAACCTCCTTCAGTTTTGTTGCATGGGACTCATCCAG GATGAGCTGGATGACACTGCACAGGTTTGGAATGCACACTCCATCAGGCCATCAACAAACATCAATATCCCCAGTGGTCGACCTAATGTAATGTATACATTACCTGAGCTCTACGGGACAAGAGACTTCCTTTGCCCCACTGAAGAAGAACATGTTGAAATGTGTAAAACTGagtggccgtttctcaattctcaa GAGGGTCAGTGA